The following are from one region of the Simiduia agarivorans SA1 = DSM 21679 genome:
- the putP gene encoding sodium/proline symporter PutP has product MQTGELISLAFYFTAMIGIGIYAWRKASKDVSGYMLGGRQLSPAVTALSAGASDMSGWILMGLPGAMYVTGLSSSWIAIGLVLGAWLNYLLVAPRLRTYTEIAGDAITLPDYFEKRFDDTSRTLRILSALVIIIFFTLYTSSGVVAGGKLFESSFGLSYEMGLWITAGVVVIYTLFGGFLAVSLTDFVQGCIMFVALILVPLIAFGQFDSIAEMNRTVQQQDPALLTFFTGVTFAGIISSMAWGLGYFGQPHIIVRFMAIRSVKDIPAARRIGMSWMIVTIVGALAVGYTGVAYVADTNAALTDPETIFIFFAQTLFHPLISGFLLAAILAAIMSTISSQLLVSSSSLTEDVYKAFLNRDASDTTLLLIGRGSVLAVALIAIWLAYDRSSTILSLVSNAWAGFGAAFGPLILFSLFWRRTTRAGAIAGLVTGASTVLFWLYAPIEIDGQSLSSLMYEIVPGFILASVALVLVSLKTPAPAQHLMDQFDQAKAAAS; this is encoded by the coding sequence ATGCAAACCGGCGAATTAATTTCATTGGCCTTTTATTTCACCGCCATGATCGGCATCGGCATTTACGCCTGGCGCAAAGCCAGTAAGGACGTCTCCGGCTATATGCTGGGCGGACGCCAGCTGAGCCCTGCGGTCACCGCACTCTCTGCCGGGGCCTCCGACATGAGCGGCTGGATTCTGATGGGCCTGCCCGGCGCCATGTACGTCACCGGATTGTCGTCCAGCTGGATTGCCATCGGCCTGGTGCTGGGCGCCTGGCTCAACTACCTGCTGGTAGCACCGCGGCTGCGCACCTACACAGAGATTGCCGGCGATGCCATTACCCTGCCCGACTATTTTGAAAAGCGCTTCGACGATACCAGCCGGACACTGCGCATTTTGTCCGCCCTGGTGATTATTATTTTCTTTACCCTGTACACCTCCTCCGGCGTGGTCGCCGGTGGCAAACTGTTCGAGAGCTCGTTCGGCTTGTCGTACGAAATGGGGCTGTGGATTACCGCTGGCGTGGTGGTTATCTACACCCTGTTCGGCGGTTTTCTGGCCGTGTCGCTCACGGATTTCGTGCAGGGCTGTATCATGTTTGTGGCGCTGATTCTGGTGCCGCTGATCGCCTTCGGTCAGTTCGATTCCATCGCAGAAATGAACCGCACCGTGCAGCAACAAGACCCCGCACTGCTGACGTTTTTTACCGGCGTCACCTTCGCTGGCATCATTTCCAGCATGGCCTGGGGCCTGGGTTATTTTGGTCAACCGCACATCATCGTGCGCTTTATGGCGATCCGCAGCGTGAAAGATATTCCCGCCGCCCGCCGCATCGGCATGAGCTGGATGATCGTCACCATTGTGGGCGCGTTGGCCGTCGGTTACACCGGCGTGGCGTACGTGGCCGACACCAATGCCGCGCTCACCGACCCGGAAACGATTTTTATTTTCTTCGCCCAGACGCTGTTTCACCCGCTGATCAGCGGTTTCTTATTGGCGGCCATTCTGGCGGCCATCATGAGCACCATTTCGTCGCAATTGCTGGTGAGTTCCAGCTCGCTGACCGAAGACGTGTACAAAGCGTTTTTGAACCGCGACGCGTCTGACACCACGCTGCTGTTAATCGGCCGTGGCAGCGTGCTGGCCGTGGCACTGATTGCCATCTGGCTCGCCTATGACCGCAGCAGTACCATCCTGAGTCTGGTGAGCAACGCCTGGGCGGGCTTCGGCGCGGCATTCGGCCCGCTGATTCTGTTTTCCCTGTTCTGGCGTCGCACCACCCGCGCGGGCGCCATTGCCGGCCTGGTCACCGGCGCCTCTACCGTGCTGTTCTGGCTCTACGCGCCGATCGAAATCGACGGTCAGAGCCTCAGCAGTCTCATGTATGAAATTGTCCCCGGCTTTATTCTGGCCAGTGTTGCGCTGGTATTGGTCAGCCTGAAGACCCCGGCACCGGCCCAACACCTGATGGATCAGTTTGATCAGGCCAAAGCCGCAGCCAGCTGA
- a CDS encoding FMN-binding glutamate synthase family protein — protein MDWGIWLLALLGDLLALAVGLGLLWVAYAWLVDRSQTRHTIRRNYPVIGRFRYLFEHLGVFFRQYFFAQDREEMPFNRADRSWVYKAAKRNGLNIAFGSTRDMDKPGTPIFLNAFLPVDANSHEPPAAITFGADCPSPYTTRSIFNISAMSFGALSAPAVQALSAGAAKAGCWLNTGEGGLAPHHLSGGCDIIFQIGTAKYGVRNDAGELDEKKLAAVAGHAQVRMFEIKLSQGAKPGKGGILPADKVTAEIAAIRGIPEGQASISPSSHSEVHSVGDLLDMIERVRRITGKPTGIKFVLGASEWLHELFTVIGERGHASAPDFITLDSGDGGSGAAPQPLMDNMGLLIKESLPLVVALLTQYGLRERIRVIVAGKLITPGAVAMALCCGADAVNSARGFMFALGCIQALQCNKNTCPTGITTHNKKLQRGLVPAEKSERVAEYQRQMTESVSMIAHSCGVREPRALRPSHVRIITSPGHSMPMLDYVARQEQS, from the coding sequence ATGGATTGGGGCATTTGGTTATTGGCGTTACTGGGTGATTTGCTGGCACTGGCGGTGGGCTTGGGACTCTTGTGGGTGGCGTACGCCTGGTTGGTGGATCGAAGCCAGACCCGTCATACCATCCGGCGCAATTACCCGGTGATAGGCCGTTTCCGCTACCTGTTTGAACACCTGGGGGTGTTTTTCCGGCAGTACTTTTTTGCCCAGGACCGGGAGGAAATGCCGTTCAATCGGGCCGATCGCAGTTGGGTGTACAAGGCGGCAAAGCGCAATGGACTCAACATTGCGTTTGGCTCCACCCGCGATATGGACAAGCCCGGTACGCCGATCTTCCTCAACGCATTTTTGCCGGTGGACGCCAACAGCCATGAGCCGCCGGCGGCGATTACTTTTGGTGCCGATTGTCCATCGCCCTATACCACACGATCCATTTTCAATATTTCGGCCATGAGTTTTGGCGCGCTGTCCGCGCCCGCGGTGCAAGCGTTGTCGGCCGGTGCGGCCAAGGCGGGTTGTTGGTTGAATACCGGTGAGGGCGGACTCGCGCCGCACCACCTCAGTGGGGGGTGCGACATTATTTTCCAGATTGGCACGGCCAAATACGGTGTGCGCAATGACGCCGGTGAACTGGACGAAAAAAAGCTCGCGGCGGTTGCGGGTCACGCCCAGGTGCGGATGTTTGAAATCAAATTGAGCCAGGGCGCCAAACCCGGCAAAGGCGGCATACTCCCGGCCGATAAAGTCACCGCCGAAATTGCCGCCATTCGCGGCATCCCGGAAGGTCAGGCGTCCATATCGCCGTCATCGCACAGCGAAGTGCACAGTGTGGGCGATCTGCTCGACATGATCGAACGGGTCCGCCGCATTACCGGTAAACCCACAGGCATCAAATTTGTTCTGGGTGCCAGCGAATGGCTGCACGAACTGTTTACCGTGATTGGCGAGCGCGGTCACGCCAGCGCGCCGGATTTTATTACCCTGGATTCCGGCGATGGTGGGTCCGGTGCGGCGCCACAACCGTTGATGGATAATATGGGGCTGCTGATCAAGGAAAGCCTGCCGTTAGTGGTGGCATTGCTGACCCAGTACGGTTTGCGCGAGCGCATCCGGGTGATTGTGGCGGGTAAACTGATCACGCCGGGCGCGGTGGCGATGGCGCTATGCTGTGGCGCCGATGCGGTCAACAGTGCGCGTGGTTTCATGTTTGCCCTGGGGTGCATTCAGGCGCTGCAATGCAATAAGAACACCTGTCCCACGGGTATCACTACGCACAATAAAAAACTACAGCGCGGCCTGGTGCCGGCGGAGAAAAGCGAACGGGTGGCGGAGTATCAGCGGCAGATGACCGAGAGCGTGTCGATGATTGCGCATTCCTGCGGCGTGCGCGAGCCGCGCGCGTTGCGGCCGTCGCATGTACGCATTATTACCAGCCCCGGGCATTCCATGCCCATGCTGGATTACGTGGCACGCCAGGAGCAATCATGA
- the aceK gene encoding bifunctional isocitrate dehydrogenase kinase/phosphatase — protein MNQPSSSPSAKRIARTILNGFDAYFADYQNITLGAKARFETANWARAQSAHRDRIELYKTKADQVRQLVGTVTSKNVLDLSLWQQARQAYAQLVSNHNNYEIAETFFNSIFCNLFDHQQIHDSNLFVKPSKATDNKQLENYSIYFSYPLDAGTQTIIERLFEEFAFSTPWEDMARDVARIDQTLNQHLTEAGLDPVHGRIDVLESIFYRNKGAYLVGRLVFDNLICPFVIAFQNNERNGIFADALLLDQDSVSRIFSFTRSYFMVDTPVPSRFVRFLRTLMPRKDVSEIYNALGFNKHGKTEFYRHTINHMKASDDLFVEAPGIRGMVMSVFTLPSYDVVFKVIKDRFDPPKTVTEAIVKEKYKLVSRSDRAGRMADTQEYSNFIFYRNRFSEELLAELQRVAPSKLIITSKTVIIKHLYTERRMTPLNLYLAEANENQLADVMNEYGLAIKQLAAANIFTGDMLLKNFGVTRHGRVVFYDYDEICLITECNFRKIPEPRNEQEEMADRPWYPVAENDIFPEEFRLFFTGAPQARAAFERYHQDLYDYRYWQKIQTELLDGKINDTFPYRQEQRFKRT, from the coding sequence GTGAACCAGCCCAGCTCCAGCCCCAGCGCCAAACGCATCGCCCGCACCATTCTGAATGGCTTTGACGCCTACTTTGCCGACTACCAGAACATCACCCTGGGCGCCAAGGCGCGCTTTGAAACCGCCAACTGGGCCAGGGCACAAAGCGCGCACCGCGACCGCATCGAGCTGTACAAAACCAAGGCCGACCAGGTGCGCCAGTTAGTGGGCACCGTCACCAGTAAAAATGTGCTGGATCTTTCGCTCTGGCAACAGGCCCGGCAGGCCTATGCCCAGCTGGTGAGCAATCACAACAACTATGAAATTGCCGAGACGTTTTTCAATTCTATTTTTTGCAATCTGTTCGACCACCAGCAGATTCATGATTCCAATCTTTTTGTAAAACCCTCAAAAGCCACCGACAACAAACAGCTGGAAAACTACAGTATCTATTTCAGCTATCCGCTCGACGCCGGCACCCAAACCATTATCGAGCGGCTGTTCGAAGAGTTCGCCTTCTCCACGCCGTGGGAGGATATGGCGCGCGATGTGGCGCGCATTGACCAGACATTGAACCAGCACCTGACTGAGGCCGGTCTCGATCCCGTCCATGGCCGCATTGATGTACTGGAATCCATTTTTTACCGCAACAAAGGCGCCTACCTGGTGGGCCGGTTGGTGTTCGACAACCTCATCTGCCCGTTTGTCATCGCCTTTCAGAATAATGAGCGCAACGGTATTTTTGCCGACGCGTTGCTGCTGGACCAGGACAGCGTCAGCCGGATCTTCAGTTTTACCCGCTCCTATTTCATGGTGGACACGCCGGTTCCTTCACGTTTTGTCCGGTTCCTGCGCACGCTGATGCCGCGCAAAGATGTATCGGAAATCTATAACGCCCTGGGCTTCAACAAGCACGGAAAGACCGAGTTCTACCGGCACACCATCAATCACATGAAAGCCAGTGATGACCTGTTTGTGGAAGCGCCCGGCATCCGCGGCATGGTGATGAGTGTGTTCACCCTGCCCAGCTATGACGTGGTATTCAAAGTCATCAAGGACCGGTTCGATCCACCCAAAACCGTGACCGAGGCCATCGTTAAAGAAAAATACAAACTGGTGTCCCGTTCGGATCGCGCCGGCCGTATGGCCGACACCCAGGAATACAGTAATTTTATTTTTTACCGCAACCGCTTCAGCGAGGAACTGCTCGCGGAACTGCAACGGGTGGCGCCGTCAAAACTCATCATCACCAGTAAAACAGTGATCATCAAACACCTGTACACCGAGCGCCGGATGACGCCGCTCAATCTCTATCTGGCCGAGGCAAACGAAAACCAATTGGCCGACGTGATGAATGAATACGGGCTGGCCATAAAACAATTGGCTGCCGCCAATATTTTTACCGGCGACATGCTGTTGAAAAACTTCGGCGTCACCCGCCACGGCCGCGTGGTGTTTTATGACTACGATGAAATCTGTCTGATTACCGAGTGCAATTTCCGCAAGATCCCGGAGCCCCGCAACGAGCAGGAAGAGATGGCCGACCGGCCTTGGTATCCGGTGGCCGAAAACGACATTTTCCCAGAAGAATTCAGGTTATTTTTTACCGGCGCACCGCAAGCCCGTGCCGCCTTTGAGCGCTACCACCAGGATTTGTACGATTACCGCTATTGGCAAAAAATTCAGACAGAACTACTGGACGGAAAGATCAACGACACCTTCCCGTACCGGCAGGAACAGCGATTCAAACGAACTTGA
- the parC gene encoding DNA topoisomerase IV subunit A, with protein sequence MSELIPAVQADERVSLKEFTEKAYLDYSMYVILDRALPHVGDGLKPVQRRIIYAMSELGLKASAKYKKSARTVGDVIGKFHPHGDSAAYEAMVLMAQPFSYRYPLVDGQGNWGSPDDPKSFAAMRYTESRLTKFSEVLLSELGQGTVDWLPNFDGTLNEPAVLPAQVPHVLLNGTTGIAVGMATDIPPHNLREVVSACIHLIDNPKASVTDLCTHVLGPDMPTDAEIITPRDEIIKMYETGRGSLRMRAVWTMEDGDAVVTALPHQVSGAKVLEQIAAQMQAKKLPMVADLRDESDHENPTRLVIVPRSNRVDMDQMMQHLFATTDLERTYRINMNMIGIDGRPAVKPLNTLLSEWISFRTVTTRRRLQHRLEKVEERLERLAALMIVFLNVDEVIRIIRTEDEPKPVLMARFNLSEAQAEYILDTKLRQLARLEEMKIKEEQEALEKEKANLQKTLDSAVKLKNLIKKELLEVAEIHGDERRSPIVARDAAQAFSETELMSADPITVVISDKGWIRAAKGHDIDPAALSYKSGDKYKLSVKGKSNQPVLLLDSTGRSYSLASHTLPSARGQGEPITGSLNPPSGATFEGALMGADEDKVLLATDAGYGFVGKLGDMASKNRAGKALLTLPKGARVMVPTQVNDAGSDLLAAVSNEGRLLVFPLSELPELARGKGNKIMNIPSSRLQAREEYLLAVAVLKPADELTIYSGKRHLTLKPADLEHYRGERGRRGNKLPRGFQKVDSVAVQHKE encoded by the coding sequence ATGTCAGAGCTGATCCCCGCCGTACAAGCGGACGAACGCGTCTCCCTTAAAGAATTCACCGAGAAAGCCTACCTGGACTATTCCATGTACGTGATTCTCGATCGCGCACTGCCGCACGTGGGCGACGGCCTGAAGCCGGTGCAGCGTCGGATTATCTACGCCATGAGCGAGCTGGGCCTGAAGGCCAGTGCCAAGTACAAGAAGTCGGCGCGTACCGTGGGTGATGTGATCGGTAAATTCCACCCGCACGGCGATTCGGCCGCCTACGAGGCCATGGTGCTGATGGCGCAGCCGTTTTCCTACCGCTACCCGCTGGTAGACGGCCAAGGTAACTGGGGTTCACCCGATGACCCGAAATCCTTCGCGGCCATGCGTTACACCGAGTCGCGCCTGACCAAATTCTCCGAAGTACTGCTGTCCGAGCTGGGGCAGGGCACGGTGGACTGGTTGCCCAACTTCGATGGCACCCTGAACGAGCCCGCGGTGTTGCCGGCACAGGTGCCGCATGTATTGCTGAACGGCACCACGGGGATTGCCGTGGGCATGGCCACCGATATTCCCCCGCACAACCTGCGCGAAGTGGTGAGCGCCTGTATTCATCTGATCGATAACCCCAAGGCCAGTGTCACCGATCTGTGCACGCACGTATTGGGTCCGGACATGCCCACCGACGCGGAGATCATCACCCCGCGCGATGAAATCATCAAAATGTACGAAACCGGCCGCGGCAGTCTGCGCATGCGCGCGGTCTGGACTATGGAAGATGGCGACGCCGTGGTGACGGCGCTGCCGCATCAGGTCAGTGGCGCTAAAGTGCTGGAGCAGATAGCGGCCCAGATGCAGGCCAAGAAGCTGCCCATGGTGGCCGACCTGCGCGATGAATCCGACCATGAAAATCCCACCCGGCTGGTGATTGTGCCGCGCTCCAACCGCGTGGACATGGATCAGATGATGCAGCACCTGTTCGCCACCACGGATCTGGAACGCACCTATCGCATCAACATGAACATGATCGGCATCGACGGCCGGCCGGCGGTTAAACCGCTCAACACTTTGTTGAGCGAATGGATCAGCTTCCGCACCGTCACCACCCGCCGGCGTTTGCAGCACCGCCTGGAAAAGGTGGAAGAGCGCCTGGAGCGCCTGGCCGCGTTGATGATTGTGTTCCTGAACGTGGATGAAGTGATCCGCATTATCCGCACCGAAGATGAACCCAAGCCGGTGCTGATGGCGCGCTTTAATCTGAGTGAAGCGCAGGCGGAATACATTCTCGATACCAAGTTGCGCCAGTTGGCGCGGCTGGAAGAGATGAAGATCAAGGAAGAGCAGGAAGCGTTGGAAAAGGAAAAGGCCAACCTGCAGAAAACCCTGGATTCCGCGGTAAAACTGAAAAACCTGATCAAAAAAGAATTGCTCGAAGTGGCGGAAATTCACGGCGACGAGCGCCGTTCGCCCATCGTGGCGCGCGACGCGGCGCAGGCCTTCAGCGAAACTGAGCTCATGAGCGCCGACCCCATCACGGTGGTGATTTCCGATAAGGGCTGGATACGCGCGGCCAAAGGTCACGACATTGACCCGGCCGCCCTCAGCTACAAATCGGGCGACAAATACAAGCTGTCGGTGAAAGGCAAAAGCAACCAACCGGTGCTGTTGCTCGATTCCACCGGGCGCTCCTACAGCCTGGCAAGCCACACCCTGCCATCGGCCCGTGGTCAGGGCGAGCCTATAACCGGCAGCCTCAACCCGCCCAGTGGTGCCACGTTTGAGGGTGCCCTGATGGGTGCCGACGAAGATAAGGTCCTGCTGGCCACCGATGCCGGTTACGGCTTTGTGGGCAAATTGGGCGATATGGCGTCTAAAAACCGCGCCGGTAAGGCGCTGTTGACGCTGCCCAAAGGTGCGCGCGTGATGGTGCCGACGCAGGTCAACGACGCCGGTTCTGACCTGTTGGCCGCCGTGTCCAACGAGGGCCGCCTGCTAGTGTTCCCGCTGTCGGAATTGCCGGAACTGGCCCGCGGTAAAGGCAATAAAATCATGAATATACCCAGCTCGCGGCTGCAGGCGCGGGAAGAGTATCTGTTGGCCGTGGCCGTGCTCAAGCCGGCGGACGAGCTGACCATTTACTCGGGCAAACGCCACCTGACACTCAAGCCGGCCGATCTCGAGCATTACCGCGGCGAGCGTGGGCGGCGGGGCAATAAACTGCCGCGGGGCTTCCAAAAAGTCGACAGCGTCGCAGTGCAGCACAAGGAATAG
- a CDS encoding PilZ domain-containing protein, giving the protein MTNENRRYPRIPVRCRVLITHDSFGELMVQTRDISDGGIFIVTDPQEMPPVGTQVRGQVQGMLMDAPIVDMLIVRVEPGGLGLKFV; this is encoded by the coding sequence ATGACCAATGAAAACAGGCGTTACCCACGTATTCCGGTGCGTTGCCGGGTACTGATCACGCACGATTCATTTGGTGAATTGATGGTGCAAACCCGCGATATTTCCGATGGCGGCATTTTTATTGTCACCGATCCGCAGGAAATGCCGCCGGTAGGTACTCAGGTGCGTGGCCAGGTGCAGGGTATGCTCATGGATGCCCCTATCGTCGATATGCTCATTGTCCGGGTCGAGCCCGGTGGCCTTGGCCTCAAGTTCGTTTGA
- a CDS encoding acetolactate synthase large subunit, producing MKASDLMVKCLEEEGLEYIFGVPGEENADFMMSLEHSDQIRFILTRHEQGAAFMAEIYGRLTGNPAGCLGTLGPGATNLITGVADSNMDRAPMLVLTGQGASTRLHKESHQVMDVVNMFKPVTKWATTIWHPENIPEIVRKAVRVARTEKPGAVHVELPEDIAKLKIDKAPLPVRKFRRPVPDDKAMDRIFDRIKSAKRPIIIAGNGCIRRRASKQLRIFCEKTGIGVVSTFMAKGCVDMDAPYCLYTIGLGAKDIPACAVDASDLVICLGYDMVEYHPKLWNNGRTKPVIHIDFLPAEIDENYHPQLEAVGDLAHALWMLNERVDKNPGAFSFDFTQQNAVRRDMSAELAKHKDDNTEGSIRPQKALWDARAVMGPEDILLSDVGAHKMWIARHFQCHEPNTCLIPNGFCSMGFALPGAIAAALINPDKNILAISGDAGFMMNVQEMETARRLNLNLTVMVWADNAYGLIAWKQDNEFGRHTDLDFGNPDWLKLAEAFDWHGHWVDKSTDLQAALKQCFAESGPSLLVIPIDYRENNLLTKRLGELTCPI from the coding sequence ATGAAAGCCTCTGACCTGATGGTGAAGTGCCTTGAAGAAGAAGGCCTGGAATACATTTTCGGCGTGCCCGGCGAGGAAAATGCCGACTTTATGATGTCGCTGGAACACTCCGATCAGATCCGCTTCATATTGACCCGCCACGAGCAGGGCGCCGCCTTCATGGCCGAAATTTACGGGCGCCTGACCGGCAACCCGGCTGGCTGTCTGGGTACCCTGGGCCCCGGCGCCACCAACCTGATCACCGGCGTGGCCGATTCCAACATGGATCGCGCGCCCATGCTGGTGCTCACGGGCCAAGGCGCTTCGACCCGCCTGCACAAGGAATCCCATCAGGTGATGGACGTGGTCAACATGTTCAAACCGGTGACCAAATGGGCCACTACCATCTGGCACCCGGAAAACATCCCCGAAATCGTGCGCAAAGCCGTACGCGTGGCGCGCACCGAAAAGCCCGGCGCCGTGCATGTGGAACTGCCGGAAGATATTGCCAAGCTGAAGATCGATAAGGCGCCCCTGCCGGTACGCAAATTCCGTCGGCCGGTGCCCGACGACAAGGCCATGGACCGGATTTTTGACCGGATCAAAAGCGCCAAACGCCCGATCATCATCGCCGGTAACGGCTGCATCCGCCGCCGCGCCAGTAAACAGCTGAGGATATTCTGCGAGAAAACCGGCATCGGCGTGGTGTCGACGTTTATGGCCAAAGGCTGCGTGGACATGGACGCACCCTATTGCCTGTACACCATCGGCCTTGGCGCCAAGGACATCCCGGCCTGCGCAGTAGATGCCTCCGATCTGGTGATTTGTCTGGGCTATGACATGGTGGAGTACCACCCCAAACTGTGGAACAACGGCCGCACTAAGCCGGTGATTCACATCGATTTCTTACCGGCAGAAATCGATGAAAACTATCACCCCCAATTGGAAGCGGTGGGTGATCTGGCACACGCCTTGTGGATGCTGAACGAACGGGTCGATAAAAACCCGGGCGCGTTTTCGTTTGATTTCACGCAACAAAACGCCGTGCGCCGCGACATGAGTGCGGAGCTGGCCAAACACAAAGACGATAACACCGAAGGCAGTATCCGCCCGCAAAAAGCCCTGTGGGACGCGCGCGCGGTCATGGGGCCCGAGGACATTTTATTGAGCGATGTGGGCGCGCACAAAATGTGGATCGCGCGGCATTTTCAGTGCCATGAACCCAACACCTGCCTGATTCCGAACGGCTTTTGTTCCATGGGCTTCGCCCTGCCCGGCGCCATCGCTGCGGCATTGATCAACCCCGATAAAAATATTCTCGCCATCAGTGGCGACGCCGGCTTCATGATGAACGTGCAGGAAATGGAAACCGCGCGCCGATTGAATCTGAACCTGACGGTGATGGTCTGGGCCGACAACGCCTACGGTCTGATCGCTTGGAAACAGGACAACGAGTTCGGCCGCCACACGGATCTGGATTTTGGCAATCCCGATTGGCTCAAGCTCGCAGAAGCCTTCGATTGGCACGGTCACTGGGTGGATAAATCCACTGATTTACAGGCAGCGCTGAAACAATGCTTTGCCGAATCCGGCCCAAGCCTGCTGGTGATTCCCATCGATTATCGCGAAAACAATCTGCTCACCAAGCGCCTGGGCGAGCTTACCTGCCCCATCTGA
- a CDS encoding efflux RND transporter periplasmic adaptor subunit gives MYKRIWPAVLCTLLACKETPPPAPVEVVTSPAQSTYFPIYGDYVATTRASLDVEVRARVNGFIEEVAFTEGSRVKAGDLLYRIDDRPYKARVNRLSAGVENAQALLRKTQRDVERLEPLFRQDAASQMDLDNALAARDQARAGLAAAQAELKEASLELEYTRVTAPIDGLVGATQADLGALVGSSAQSLLTTVKRVDPMYVQFHMSALDYLNARRRKSSFDDQQKLDTEGKAVEGFVQITLPDDTRYRYWGDVDFTDPQVNPRTGTFAVRAVIPNPDRELLPGQYVHARLELDVIADAVVIHEKAIQVEQGGTFVMVAMPDNTVERRFIVTGPRSEARVVVSSGLSAGEQIIVEGIHKVRHGQTIRTVSAEAYAKRLEQQQADLLAPEDSAPQDTPVPDQPSGEAGEQP, from the coding sequence ATGTACAAAAGGATTTGGCCCGCCGTGCTGTGCACGTTGCTTGCCTGCAAAGAAACCCCTCCACCGGCCCCGGTGGAGGTGGTGACCTCCCCCGCACAATCCACTTATTTCCCGATCTACGGTGATTATGTCGCCACCACCCGCGCCTCACTCGACGTAGAAGTGCGCGCGCGGGTGAACGGCTTTATCGAAGAAGTAGCCTTCACTGAGGGCAGCCGGGTCAAAGCCGGCGACCTGTTGTACCGGATTGATGACCGCCCCTACAAAGCCCGAGTTAACCGCCTTTCAGCAGGTGTGGAAAATGCGCAGGCGTTGCTGCGAAAAACTCAACGCGATGTGGAGCGACTCGAACCGTTGTTCAGACAGGATGCCGCCAGTCAGATGGATCTGGATAATGCACTGGCCGCAAGGGATCAGGCCCGCGCCGGCCTGGCCGCCGCGCAAGCCGAATTGAAAGAAGCGTCATTGGAGCTCGAATACACCCGGGTGACCGCGCCCATCGATGGTCTTGTGGGTGCCACCCAGGCCGACCTGGGTGCGCTGGTGGGCAGCAGCGCACAATCCCTGCTCACCACCGTCAAACGGGTCGACCCCATGTACGTCCAGTTCCACATGTCGGCACTCGACTACCTGAACGCCCGTCGCCGTAAATCCAGCTTTGACGACCAGCAGAAACTGGACACCGAGGGCAAAGCGGTGGAGGGCTTTGTTCAGATCACGCTGCCCGACGACACTCGCTACCGCTATTGGGGCGACGTAGACTTCACCGACCCGCAGGTGAACCCCCGCACCGGGACCTTTGCCGTGCGCGCAGTGATTCCCAACCCCGATCGCGAATTGCTGCCCGGCCAATACGTGCATGCCCGGCTGGAACTGGATGTGATTGCCGATGCGGTGGTGATTCATGAAAAAGCCATCCAGGTCGAGCAGGGCGGGACCTTTGTCATGGTGGCCATGCCAGACAATACCGTTGAACGCCGCTTTATTGTCACCGGCCCCCGCTCGGAAGCGCGAGTAGTGGTGTCTTCTGGACTGTCGGCAGGCGAGCAGATCATTGTGGAGGGCATTCATAAAGTGCGTCACGGCCAAACCATTCGCACGGTCTCGGCCGAGGCCTACGCCAAGCGTCTGGAACAGCAACAAGCGGACCTGCTCGCGCCCGAGGACAGCGCCCCTCAGGACACGCCAGTGCCCGATCAACCCAGCGGGGAGGCCGGCGAGCAACCATGA